A window from Chryseobacterium vaccae encodes these proteins:
- a CDS encoding DKNYY domain-containing protein, which produces MKIFKLILIFVMVAFVLLCTGTYFYPVQYDSNCRDGNIYRYKAGIYQMTTGVSGKKEYKKIGGLSMFFGIKPIICPEEIEKQHFEAVVKSIDSTNQILDWKLQNNGLWISKKGDWAIKEIIAIGPEGMKQADHYISQMGFNDNEPLKEIIDSATFQKLNTSFYKDKNHVYRYYGMVYGGSFSIFPEADPATFEVLNECYAKDKSHIYESRQGILDNVDYKTFRTKNTLTGCFAKDHNGYLQWGDRISEENMKEEYVQKAIKELK; this is translated from the coding sequence ATGAAAATATTTAAATTGATATTGATTTTTGTTATGGTGGCCTTTGTACTTCTGTGCACAGGCACTTATTTCTATCCTGTACAATATGACAGCAATTGTCGTGACGGAAATATATACCGGTACAAAGCGGGAATTTACCAAATGACTACAGGAGTTTCTGGCAAAAAAGAATATAAAAAAATAGGCGGATTATCTATGTTTTTTGGAATTAAACCTATCATCTGTCCTGAAGAAATTGAAAAACAGCATTTTGAAGCAGTTGTAAAATCCATTGATAGCACCAATCAGATTTTAGACTGGAAACTTCAGAATAACGGACTGTGGATCAGTAAAAAAGGGGATTGGGCTATAAAGGAAATTATAGCGATAGGGCCGGAAGGAATGAAGCAGGCTGATCATTATATTAGTCAGATGGGATTTAATGATAATGAACCTCTGAAGGAGATCATTGATTCTGCTACTTTTCAAAAATTAAATACCAGCTTTTATAAAGATAAAAATCATGTTTACAGGTACTATGGAATGGTTTATGGAGGAAGTTTTTCTATTTTTCCGGAAGCGGATCCTGCTACATTTGAAGTATTAAACGAATGCTATGCGAAGGACAAAAGCCACATTTATGAATCACGCCAGGGAATACTGGACAATGTAGATTATAAAACGTTTAGAACTAAAAATACCCTGACAGGTTGTTTCGCAAAAGACCACAACGGATATTTGCAATGGGGAGACCGGATCTCTGAAGAAAATATGAAGGAGGAATATGTACAGAAAGCCATTAAAGAATTGAAATAA
- a CDS encoding histidine kinase, whose product MKHILRIIYFGTAVLLASGCSKKQTSATKENALLKQINTLENAPVNPKNADSMVVVWRKYEKNPLVIKDTTMSAIVKYQMARMYGMRGQDSARYYIEQALELIEPTSGNLLYKTLIYNGIGNIRSMEAKQREAGYYYNKAAAIVSDTAVHLSDEARSAILLSAAQSNLNAYQYNLAEKMNRAALPWTVPLPEGHINKQRVLVQMIFTLSTLNKPADSIKPYLHKLEVLHARNPDQYDIGYLYDAKMKYFDSQDQRDSLLHYQLLKAKNDESINNKQTAAVEINNLFVDYTDIAGTYVVLKQVEKAQEFIQKTEALKKSHPKLIYSYNEATYLNNLAGLYQLKGKPNEAIELMKQAAKLQKEVYETENTQAVAEMNALYQLQAKDRSIRTLNENIKINQLELEQNHLWLVISVLGSVLLGIVLLFLYYSFRQRRTRQEKEKLLLQQQLLRTQMEPHFIFNTLSAVQSFVRLDKKESAIKYLNRFSRLLRSSLELSRENLVPLNEEIETLENYLCLQQMRYENAFTYHISQPDEQDLGAALLPPMLIQPYVENAILHGINLDSHTGNIEVCFKLDDDVLQVTVTDTGRSQAHQADTSHRSLSGTISRERMQLLGKKASVNISKNAGSGTVVTLLIPVVNP is encoded by the coding sequence ATGAAACATATACTTCGGATCATCTACTTTGGAACAGCAGTTTTGCTGGCTTCAGGATGTAGTAAAAAACAGACTTCTGCTACGAAGGAGAATGCTCTCCTAAAACAGATCAATACATTAGAAAATGCACCTGTAAATCCTAAAAATGCGGATTCTATGGTCGTTGTCTGGCGTAAATATGAAAAAAATCCATTGGTGATAAAAGACACTACGATGTCTGCAATTGTTAAATATCAAATGGCCCGTATGTATGGGATGCGCGGTCAGGATTCTGCCCGTTATTATATAGAACAGGCTCTGGAGCTTATAGAACCAACTTCAGGCAATCTTTTGTATAAGACATTGATATACAATGGAATTGGAAACATTCGGAGCATGGAGGCCAAACAACGGGAAGCAGGCTATTATTACAATAAGGCTGCAGCTATTGTTTCAGATACTGCTGTACATCTTTCTGATGAAGCGCGTTCAGCAATTCTTCTTTCAGCTGCACAAAGCAATCTGAATGCTTATCAGTACAATCTTGCTGAAAAAATGAACCGGGCTGCTCTGCCCTGGACTGTTCCCCTGCCTGAGGGGCATATCAATAAACAACGGGTACTGGTACAGATGATATTCACTCTTAGTACCCTCAATAAGCCTGCAGACAGTATAAAACCCTATCTCCATAAGCTGGAAGTTCTTCATGCACGAAATCCTGATCAATATGACATAGGTTATCTATATGATGCCAAAATGAAATATTTTGATTCCCAGGACCAGCGGGACTCCCTGCTTCATTATCAGCTCCTGAAAGCAAAGAATGACGAAAGTATAAACAATAAACAAACAGCTGCAGTTGAGATCAATAATCTTTTTGTTGATTACACTGATATTGCAGGAACTTATGTCGTACTTAAACAAGTGGAGAAAGCTCAGGAATTTATTCAAAAAACTGAAGCCCTGAAGAAAAGTCATCCCAAGCTGATCTATAGCTACAACGAGGCCACATATCTGAACAACCTTGCCGGTTTATACCAATTAAAGGGAAAGCCTAATGAAGCTATTGAGCTTATGAAACAGGCCGCAAAACTTCAAAAAGAAGTATACGAAACGGAAAATACCCAGGCCGTTGCAGAAATGAATGCTCTTTATCAGCTTCAGGCTAAAGACCGTTCCATCCGGACTTTGAATGAAAACATCAAGATTAACCAGTTGGAGCTGGAACAGAACCACTTATGGCTTGTTATCTCTGTCCTGGGATCTGTTCTTTTGGGGATTGTACTATTGTTTTTATATTATAGTTTCCGCCAGCGCCGTACAAGACAGGAAAAAGAAAAGTTGTTGCTTCAGCAGCAATTACTCCGGACACAGATGGAACCTCATTTTATCTTTAATACATTATCTGCGGTACAGAGCTTTGTGAGATTGGATAAAAAGGAAAGTGCTATTAAATATCTTAACCGTTTCAGCCGTCTTCTCCGAAGCAGTCTCGAGCTGAGCAGGGAAAATCTGGTTCCATTGAATGAAGAGATTGAAACACTGGAAAACTATCTCTGTCTTCAGCAGATGCGCTATGAAAATGCTTTTACCTATCACATCTCCCAGCCGGATGAACAGGATTTAGGAGCGGCATTACTTCCTCCGATGCTGATACAGCCTTATGTGGAAAATGCAATCCTGCACGGCATTAATCTGGATTCTCATACCGGAAATATTGAGGTATGTTTTAAACTGGATGACGATGTTTTACAGGTTACCGTTACCGATACCGGACGAAGCCAGGCACATCAGGCAGATACTTCACACCGTTCATTATCCGGAACAATCAGCAGGGAAAGAATGCAGCTGCTAGGCAAAAAAGCAAGTGTAAATATTTCCAAAAATGCAGGCAGTGGCACTGTGGTAACCCTATTAATCCCAGTGGTAAACCCTTAG
- a CDS encoding aminotransferase class I/II-fold pyridoxal phosphate-dependent enzyme, whose product MLNRLQEHLNKRKESGIVRTLKSKRPGIDFYSNDYLGLAGNRELQNILLKQVIEKPKLLSGSTGSRLISGNSCTALETEEYIAQEHKFPAALLFPSGYNANLALFSALPGRHDTIIVDEQIHRSVHDACRMSHVRKLKFKHNDLNDLEHLLKRQNGHCFIAAESLYSMEGDFAPLKEMADLAERYHASLIVDEAHAFGVFGYGLIQQYQLQDKVCAAVVTYGKALGAHGAAILCNDLVKSYLINFASPFIYSTAAQDFQWAAIKTGYEFLKQYPELSEKLQQNIQLFRKQVIPTPSSEKSPVQAVLIPDNKRLKMMQNTLSENGFLTYAVYSPTVKEGTERLRICLHSFNTEEEIVTLSEIIKEFI is encoded by the coding sequence ATGCTTAACAGACTTCAGGAACATCTTAATAAAAGAAAGGAGTCGGGAATAGTAAGAACTCTGAAATCCAAAAGGCCCGGAATCGACTTTTATTCTAATGATTATCTTGGACTTGCCGGAAACAGAGAACTTCAGAACATACTTCTGAAACAGGTTATTGAAAAGCCGAAGCTCCTCTCAGGAAGTACAGGTTCCAGACTGATTAGCGGAAATAGCTGTACAGCATTAGAAACGGAGGAATATATTGCGCAAGAACACAAATTTCCTGCTGCATTGCTTTTTCCTTCAGGATACAATGCCAACCTTGCTTTATTCTCTGCGCTTCCGGGTCGTCATGATACCATTATTGTTGACGAGCAGATTCACCGCTCCGTTCATGACGCCTGCAGAATGTCTCATGTCCGAAAACTGAAATTTAAACATAATGATCTGAATGATCTGGAACATTTGCTGAAAAGACAAAACGGACATTGTTTTATCGCCGCGGAAAGCCTGTATTCAATGGAAGGAGATTTTGCCCCATTAAAGGAAATGGCAGATTTAGCTGAAAGATACCATGCATCCCTGATTGTAGATGAAGCCCATGCCTTTGGAGTTTTTGGATATGGTTTGATTCAGCAATATCAGCTTCAGGACAAGGTTTGTGCAGCAGTAGTTACTTATGGAAAGGCTTTAGGAGCTCATGGTGCAGCGATATTATGCAATGATTTGGTGAAATCTTATCTGATTAATTTCGCATCCCCTTTTATTTACAGTACTGCAGCTCAGGATTTCCAGTGGGCTGCTATAAAAACGGGATATGAATTTTTAAAACAGTATCCTGAACTATCAGAAAAGCTTCAGCAAAATATTCAACTGTTCAGAAAACAGGTTATTCCAACACCTTCTTCGGAAAAGAGTCCTGTTCAGGCGGTATTAATTCCTGATAATAAACGATTAAAAATGATGCAGAATACTTTGTCAGAAAATGGATTTTTAACCTACGCAGTATACAGCCCTACCGTAAAAGAAGGGACGGAAAGGCTAAGGATATGCCTGCACAGTTTCAATACAGAAGAGGAAATTGTAACCCTTTCAGAAATTATTAAAGAATTTATTTAA
- a CDS encoding aminotransferase-like domain-containing protein yields MDSPVKIPYQSFIEIDRNSETAIYLQVANQLINAIQRGFLPFGTKLPGTRLFSEILEVHRNTAVAVYDELSAQGWVESLPNKGTFIIGENQEKPIKVKDFEKNNLQNYPETTGFSFKTSNILDNPFEHSDCEYIFNDGVPDIRLTQIGQHSRFYSSILKRKSNQKMLGHYNHDGSEFFKQHLSHYLNLSRGLPISKNNLLITRSTEMSIYIVSQILLSEGDTVLIGALSYFSVNMIFQKSRVNIVSIPIDDEGIRVESVREACKKQRIRMLYLTPHHHYPTTVALSAQRRLELLELANEYGFIILEDDYDYEFHYDKSPILPLASADTNGMVIYIGSFGKSLAPGFRTGFIVAPENLMAEMRKYLGIIDRQGDILMERALGEMIEEGEIHRYLKKSLKVYQERRDHFALLLDEHLKGFIGFQKPSGGLAFWMEWKVPVNLMQLSRNCAQHNLFIPKTLLYQNRDLTAMRIGFGNFNFEEMERSIEILSENVKKLI; encoded by the coding sequence ATGGATAGTCCGGTTAAGATCCCTTACCAAAGTTTTATAGAAATTGACAGAAATTCAGAGACAGCAATCTATCTGCAGGTGGCCAATCAGCTGATCAATGCTATACAGAGAGGCTTTCTTCCTTTTGGAACCAAACTGCCGGGAACCAGACTGTTCAGTGAAATTTTAGAGGTTCACCGCAATACAGCTGTTGCCGTTTATGATGAACTTTCTGCACAGGGATGGGTGGAAAGCCTTCCGAATAAAGGAACTTTCATTATCGGAGAGAATCAGGAAAAACCTATTAAAGTCAAGGATTTTGAAAAAAACAACCTTCAGAATTACCCGGAAACCACAGGATTTTCTTTTAAAACATCCAATATTTTAGACAATCCTTTTGAGCATTCAGACTGTGAATATATTTTCAATGATGGTGTTCCGGATATCAGACTGACACAAATCGGCCAGCATTCACGGTTTTACAGCTCTATTCTTAAACGGAAATCCAATCAGAAAATGCTGGGACATTATAATCACGACGGAAGTGAATTTTTTAAACAGCATTTATCCCATTACCTGAATCTTTCCCGCGGCCTTCCTATCTCCAAAAACAACCTGCTCATTACCCGAAGTACGGAAATGAGTATTTACATTGTTTCGCAAATATTACTTTCCGAAGGTGATACAGTCCTGATTGGTGCTTTAAGTTACTTTTCTGTGAATATGATCTTTCAGAAATCGAGAGTTAATATTGTATCAATACCAATAGATGATGAAGGAATCAGGGTTGAAAGTGTAAGGGAAGCCTGTAAAAAACAACGCATAAGAATGCTTTACCTTACGCCACACCACCACTATCCTACCACTGTTGCTTTAAGTGCACAAAGAAGATTGGAATTACTGGAACTCGCTAATGAATACGGGTTTATCATATTGGAAGATGATTATGATTATGAATTTCATTATGACAAAAGTCCGATTCTTCCGCTTGCCAGTGCTGATACCAACGGAATGGTTATTTATATTGGTTCTTTCGGAAAATCGCTGGCTCCGGGATTCAGAACCGGGTTTATTGTGGCTCCGGAAAATCTGATGGCAGAAATGAGAAAATACCTCGGGATTATAGACCGTCAGGGAGATATTCTCATGGAAAGAGCTTTGGGAGAAATGATTGAAGAAGGGGAAATCCACCGCTATCTGAAAAAGTCTTTAAAAGTTTATCAGGAAAGAAGAGATCATTTTGCTTTATTACTCGATGAACATCTGAAGGGGTTTATTGGGTTTCAGAAACCTTCCGGAGGGCTTGCATTCTGGATGGAATGGAAGGTTCCTGTTAATCTAATGCAGCTAAGCCGGAACTGTGCCCAGCACAATCTTTTTATTCCTAAAACACTGCTTTATCAGAACAGAGATCTTACGGCTATGAGAATAGGCTTTGGAAATTTCAACTTTGAAGAAATGGAACGGAGTATTGAAATTCTTTCAGAGAATGT
- a CDS encoding LytR/AlgR family response regulator transcription factor, with protein sequence MISIAIIEDEPAVRKEISFLIQQEADTELIGWSDSVQTAVQLIQEKQPDVILMDIQLRDGTAFDLLKLLNPIPQNIIFITAYNHFAIKAIKYGALDYLLKPVDQSELRESLGRYRRRSENNPQWMQQLMLTQESMTASDLPESIALNTVHSTHIIKVQDIVYCKGDGPYTFFFLNNGTKELISKPLKYYEELLPAPHFLRTHQSYLVNRQYISGLNRSEYIVLKNKEEIPISLRRKNAILTQLLNK encoded by the coding sequence ATGATAAGCATTGCGATCATAGAAGATGAGCCGGCAGTACGTAAAGAAATAAGTTTCCTGATTCAGCAGGAAGCCGATACGGAACTTATCGGATGGAGTGACAGTGTACAAACCGCTGTACAACTGATTCAGGAAAAGCAGCCCGATGTCATCCTTATGGATATTCAGCTTCGGGACGGGACGGCTTTTGACCTTCTGAAATTACTTAATCCAATCCCTCAGAATATTATATTTATTACAGCCTATAACCATTTTGCGATCAAAGCTATAAAATATGGAGCGCTGGATTATCTTCTGAAACCTGTTGATCAGAGTGAACTGAGAGAGAGTTTGGGAAGGTACCGCCGGAGAAGTGAAAACAACCCACAGTGGATGCAGCAGTTAATGTTGACCCAAGAGTCTATGACAGCTTCAGATCTTCCTGAAAGCATTGCCCTTAATACCGTTCACAGTACTCATATTATTAAAGTTCAGGATATTGTTTATTGTAAAGGGGATGGACCTTATACTTTTTTCTTTCTGAATAATGGAACTAAAGAACTGATCTCCAAACCGCTTAAATATTACGAAGAATTATTACCCGCACCGCATTTTCTGCGCACTCATCAGTCCTATCTGGTCAACCGTCAGTATATATCAGGGCTTAACCGTTCAGAATATATTGTTCTTAAAAATAAGGAAGAGATTCCTATTTCCCTGAGACGCAAAAATGCTATATTAACTCAGCTTTTGAATAAATAA
- the bioB gene encoding biotin synthase BioB, with amino-acid sequence MDKKTEIRNNWTKKEIEDIYHLPLLELIYKAATVHREWHNPAEVQVSTLLSIKTGGCPEDCSYCGQAARYHTNIKVQALLPTETVIAHAQKAKDSGSSRFCMAAAWREVRNNRDFDRVIDMVKGVNELGMEVCCTLGMLTEEQAIRLQEAGLYAYNHNLDTSEQYYEEIISTRTFDNRINTINNVRKAGITVCSGGIIGLGETHGDRISMLLTLATMPKHPESVPINALARVEGTPLENNQKVDSWEMVRMIATARIVMPSSMVRLSAGRIEMTETEQAWCFMAGANSIFTGERETLLVTPNPGVSEDMQMLETLGLKPMKSNKKPETCC; translated from the coding sequence ATGGATAAAAAAACTGAAATCAGAAACAACTGGACCAAAAAAGAAATAGAAGATATCTACCATCTGCCTTTATTGGAACTTATCTACAAAGCGGCAACCGTACACAGGGAATGGCACAACCCTGCGGAAGTACAGGTTTCAACCTTATTATCGATTAAAACTGGGGGATGCCCGGAAGACTGCTCTTATTGCGGACAGGCAGCCCGCTATCACACCAATATCAAAGTACAGGCACTATTGCCGACTGAAACTGTAATCGCCCACGCTCAGAAAGCAAAAGACAGCGGATCTTCCCGTTTCTGCATGGCAGCAGCATGGCGTGAAGTACGAAATAATAGGGATTTCGACAGGGTTATAGATATGGTAAAAGGAGTGAATGAGCTCGGAATGGAGGTGTGCTGTACGCTGGGTATGCTTACTGAGGAACAGGCCATACGTCTTCAGGAAGCGGGATTATATGCCTATAATCATAATCTTGATACTTCAGAACAGTATTATGAAGAGATTATTTCCACCAGAACTTTTGATAACAGGATTAATACGATCAATAATGTAAGAAAAGCAGGTATTACTGTGTGTTCAGGAGGAATTATCGGACTGGGAGAAACCCACGGAGACAGAATCTCAATGCTGCTTACTTTAGCCACAATGCCTAAGCATCCGGAATCTGTTCCCATCAATGCACTGGCTAGGGTAGAGGGGACGCCTCTTGAAAATAATCAAAAAGTGGATTCCTGGGAAATGGTAAGAATGATTGCCACTGCAAGAATTGTAATGCCTTCTTCCATGGTAAGATTAAGTGCCGGAAGAATTGAAATGACCGAAACCGAGCAGGCATGGTGCTTTATGGCCGGTGCTAATTCTATTTTCACCGGGGAAAGAGAAACCCTTTTGGTAACTCCTAATCCGGGGGTGTCGGAAGATATGCAGATGCTGGAAACACTTGGGCTAAAGCCCATGAAATCTAATAAAAAGCCGGAAACCTGCTGCTAA
- the bioA gene encoding adenosylmethionine--8-amino-7-oxononanoate transaminase: protein MNTSIQNLGERDQAVNWHPYTQMKTAGEAIPIVSGKGVYLYDEEGKQYIDAVSSWWVTLHGHAHPYIAERVFQQLNTLEQVIFAGFTHEPAVRLSENLLQLLPDNQKKIFYSDNGSTAVEAALKMCVQYAYNNGQEKTKILAFRNAYHGDTFGAMSVSGRSVWTKPFGSMLFEVIFIDTPTRENLEDLKIQIKDRASETACFIYEPLVQGAAGMLMYNAEDLSELMKCCRESGVLMIQDEVFTGFGRTGKLFAADHLSEMPDIMCFSKGLTGGTMPMGITSCSQDIFNAFLSDDKYKTLFHGHSFTANPLACTAALASMELLLNEETQAAINRIGEQHSEFGAILSKHCNVENVRQTGTIFAFELKTNENTSYFNEIGRILYDKFLQRGIIMRPLGNSMYLVPPYCITSEELRLIYQNILDVLEEVNADHFSTC, encoded by the coding sequence ATGAATACATCAATACAAAATCTCGGGGAAAGAGACCAGGCTGTCAACTGGCATCCGTATACCCAGATGAAAACGGCTGGGGAGGCCATTCCTATTGTGAGCGGAAAAGGGGTTTATCTCTATGATGAGGAAGGGAAGCAATATATTGATGCTGTTTCATCATGGTGGGTCACTTTACATGGCCATGCCCATCCTTATATTGCTGAACGGGTATTTCAGCAGCTCAATACACTGGAGCAGGTTATTTTTGCAGGTTTTACCCATGAGCCGGCAGTCAGGCTTTCTGAAAATCTGTTGCAACTGCTTCCTGATAATCAGAAAAAGATCTTCTATTCTGACAATGGTTCTACAGCGGTGGAAGCAGCCCTCAAGATGTGTGTTCAGTATGCTTATAATAACGGACAGGAAAAGACAAAAATTCTGGCATTTAGAAATGCATATCATGGCGATACTTTCGGAGCGATGTCTGTGAGTGGAAGAAGTGTGTGGACAAAACCTTTCGGGAGCATGCTTTTTGAAGTGATCTTTATTGATACCCCCACCCGGGAAAACCTGGAGGACCTGAAAATCCAGATTAAAGATAGGGCTTCTGAAACGGCCTGCTTCATCTACGAACCTTTGGTACAGGGAGCTGCAGGAATGTTAATGTATAATGCTGAAGATCTTAGCGAACTGATGAAATGTTGCAGAGAATCAGGGGTTTTAATGATTCAGGATGAAGTATTTACAGGTTTCGGAAGAACAGGAAAGCTTTTTGCAGCAGACCATTTATCAGAAATGCCGGATATTATGTGCTTTTCAAAGGGATTAACGGGTGGAACCATGCCTATGGGAATCACTTCATGCTCTCAGGATATTTTCAATGCATTTTTGTCTGATGATAAATACAAAACCCTGTTTCACGGGCATTCTTTTACGGCTAATCCTTTAGCTTGTACCGCGGCATTAGCGAGTATGGAACTTCTTCTGAACGAAGAGACGCAGGCTGCCATCAACCGTATTGGAGAACAGCATTCAGAGTTTGGTGCAATTCTTTCAAAACACTGCAACGTTGAAAATGTACGTCAGACCGGAACCATTTTCGCTTTTGAGTTGAAAACCAATGAAAATACTTCTTATTTTAATGAAATAGGGAGAATCCTGTATGACAAATTCCTGCAGCGAGGGATTATTATGAGACCATTAGGAAATAGTATGTATTTAGTTCCCCCATACTGCATTACTTCGGAAGAACTGAGGTTGATTTATCAGAACATTCTTGATGTTTTAGAAGAGGTTAATGCAGATCATTTCTCTACCTGTTAA
- a CDS encoding XAC2610-related protein, whose translation MKRTLFSVLLFTFSQMNAQTVYTGSIGDYPIEMVIYAGDAVYSYTDFDEPISLNNGTISNGKLTFYEKETTGKKQTRAILTLDRFSEGQNTLSGIWKNIKTKNELKINLTKKYAIENGENIQWKGRELLQPVSAGNTYFKVVATKEKDHYYPMITSVKIFEKRTDKLLQELDVSCQLWGLNNISIDDFNFDGIDDFSVFESSYAGPNTSSIYFLYNKKTQKYYESSFSGISLEFDPVKKRVYERNQCCAGTVVTTVEYKVANNSLIPLAQHCYRWNDKKQKLVEKPMKECQ comes from the coding sequence ATGAAAAGAACACTATTTTCAGTTTTATTGTTTACGTTCAGCCAGATGAATGCCCAGACTGTTTATACAGGATCTATCGGCGATTATCCCATTGAAATGGTTATTTATGCAGGAGATGCTGTTTATTCTTATACTGATTTTGATGAACCGATTTCGCTGAATAATGGAACGATCAGCAATGGGAAACTTACTTTTTATGAAAAAGAAACAACCGGGAAAAAGCAGACCAGAGCAATTCTTACATTGGATCGTTTTTCTGAAGGGCAAAATACATTATCAGGGATCTGGAAAAATATCAAAACAAAAAATGAGCTGAAAATTAATTTAACGAAAAAATATGCTATTGAAAACGGTGAAAATATTCAGTGGAAAGGCAGAGAATTGTTACAGCCCGTTTCGGCAGGTAATACCTATTTCAAAGTGGTTGCTACCAAAGAAAAGGACCATTATTATCCCATGATTACATCCGTAAAGATATTTGAAAAGCGCACAGACAAGCTGCTGCAGGAGCTTGATGTTAGCTGTCAGCTCTGGGGATTAAATAATATAAGCATTGATGATTTTAACTTTGACGGGATTGATGATTTTTCTGTCTTTGAATCCAGTTATGCAGGCCCCAATACCTCCAGTATTTACTTTCTGTATAACAAAAAAACTCAGAAATATTACGAAAGCAGCTTCAGTGGAATTTCTTTGGAGTTTGATCCCGTTAAGAAAAGAGTTTATGAAAGAAATCAATGCTGTGCCGGAACTGTAGTCACAACGGTTGAGTATAAAGTTGCCAATAATAGTTTAATTCCGCTTGCTCAACACTGCTACCGCTGGAATGATAAAAAACAGAAGCTTGTGGAAAAGCCAATGAAAGAATGTCAGTAA
- the bioD gene encoding dethiobiotin synthase: MKLFITGIGTEVGKTICSAILTQYFKADYWKPVQAGDLAYTDSHKIADWTDCTKCHPETFRLKLAASPHQSAREENIHIRIEDFKLPETDQPLIVEGAGGLMVPLSDDEFMIDLIEKLAIPVALVVRNYLGCINHTLLSIMALQQKKIKVEYLIFNGLFPPDTERVISGFIQKETRIIRIPEINQPTKDSIKAIAEQLTKTNL; encoded by the coding sequence ATGAAATTATTTATCACCGGGATCGGAACAGAAGTAGGAAAAACCATTTGTTCCGCCATTTTAACCCAATATTTTAAAGCCGATTACTGGAAGCCCGTTCAAGCCGGGGATTTGGCGTATACAGACAGTCATAAAATAGCAGACTGGACAGACTGCACAAAATGTCATCCGGAAACTTTTCGTCTCAAACTGGCAGCTTCTCCGCATCAATCTGCACGGGAGGAAAATATACACATCCGGATTGAGGATTTTAAGCTTCCGGAAACAGATCAGCCATTGATTGTAGAAGGAGCGGGAGGACTAATGGTTCCCCTTTCAGACGATGAATTTATGATTGATCTGATTGAAAAACTGGCAATCCCTGTTGCTCTGGTAGTTAGAAATTATTTGGGATGCATTAATCACACCTTACTTTCTATTATGGCGCTTCAACAGAAAAAAATAAAAGTGGAATACCTGATTTTCAACGGACTTTTTCCTCCTGATACAGAACGGGTGATTTCCGGATTCATTCAAAAGGAAACAAGGATCATCAGGATTCCTGAAATCAATCAGCCTACAAAAGACAGCATTAAAGCTATTGCAGAACAATTAACAAAAACAAATTTATGA